The genomic stretch TTGGAacgtaacctacccaaccctgagtGTTTGAGCAATCACTCATATAGTTCCATTATGTCATTTGCTAACTAAATAAAAGATTATGTTCCCTGCAATACTTTGCTCATAAGAGCTCAGGAGTAATCAACACAGATTAGGCTCacctcagaggtgtgtgtgtgtgtgcgtcctaGGCTTACCTCTGAGAAGGGGTAATACTCTTCAGCAAAGTACTGGAAAGCCATGTAGTGATTCAACACCACCAAtactgagagaaagagggagagcggggGGGGAGACAAAGATGTAGGAGGGATGAATAGTGTATTTTAAACAGTTCAATTAGGCCACATGACCAGGGAAGAAACTCCAGGCCCTGCATATTATCGATTGGCGTTTACATCTAGAAAGCTATCGCCACTGTACACTTGTTCCCGCCTCAGCTGCTGCCTGCCTCTGATGCTCACCACAGGAGAGAATGAAGTTGGGTGAGCTCAGCAGTATGTAAGGGAAGGTCTGCAGGAGGCCAAAGTACACCAGGTTGGTGAAGAGACCACAGCCCATCATCAGCCATGGGAAGCCCTCAAACAGGTACAGGCCCGTCAGCACACCTGTAGAGAACTAAAGTACAGTACACAGAGGAGGGGTGTTAGTAGTACTCCTCCCCTCTGCGGTATAGGGCACATCTGAAATGCCTATTCACCATATAGTGCAACATTTTTGTTCATAGGCCTCTGGACCAAAGTAGTGCAACATTTTGAATGTGGCCTAGGACATATGGGAATACTGGGTCACCTAACAAGTaaaaagggggagaaggggagagttgTTCAGAAGAGATTAATGTACAAGTAGGTGACCAAGATATTTAGGCTGTAAGACTGATCggttactgtagagaggtagtttGAATGTGTACACTGTAGGCCGAAGTGTTCGGGAAAATGATCGGTCAAATTCACTGTGTTAGATATCATCCAAGAGAAACTACTCACCAGTATCATGTACTTTATTATTCGACTAGTGGCAACTGTGTACTCTTCTATTAGTTCTGCCAAATAATACAGGCCAGCagctgggggggggggaggagagacgtactaataaataaaataaaaacaaccaacaaaatgCATTTACCAGCTTGTCCATAGACAGCACTGTGACATACAAGGGATGAGATCGATTGATGAATAAGTAAACAACATTCACGGCAGTAaacccacacaaacaaacacatacacaagacCCAAAATAACCCCTGAAAAACTGAAGGTAGCCTAGACAGAATCAGACATTTACTAACATGCTTCCAGAAAAGGCTACTTGAGGCAAAAGCACTAAAACGAGTCAGAACAATTACGTCAAAGAGAAGGGggtgacagcacacacacacacacacacaaaggatctGCATCTCGTCATGTAAGGCAAAGTACTCCATGCCCACCCGGCCTTCTAAACACACAGAGCGCACTTTTGAACCCTATGCCCAAGTGCCGGTGAAACTCATAGCGAGGCATGACAGgcagacatttttatttatttattatcccGCATCAGACAGCTATCTCTCTTCGTTCTACCACCTCAATGCCTGCAGTGCAAACTCACTCACTGTTTGAACAAGAGATTCAAGAACTGTTTTGACGCACATTCGCATTAAATCCACATGGACTATGTTCATTTACCGGTTATTGGTGATTACTACATCATTGCTGATGACATTAGTTGCTAAAATAGACATGCCGGGCAATAAGTGACAGCTGTCCAATCAGATTGgattttaggataaaaataaacagccTGTGACAAAAGTTCTCACTCGACTTTCAAACTAGTATTATCTTCTAAGTTTACAGATGTGCATGCATTTAACACgtcaaaaatgtgtagaatttgtCAACCCATCTGCACAGCTAAACCTACTAGCCCAGTAGACTGGTTTTAAACAAGGGCATAAGCCAGATGACTTCTACCCCATTCAGTCATACACACTAACTGCTTTAGCGCCTATTGACTAGGATTTGCCAGGGTGCTCAAGattatcatgatacttaggtgccgatgcgatatgtattgcaattctcacTATTCTAAAAGGTATTGCGAtcatcaaaaataatatcccgatatcTACCTATCGACTTTTTTCCCATATCACTAATATTGACAATAGTATCTTCCCGAAAGTTAAACATGCATCGGTTGCGGtacggttttggaagcataaggagTGTATCTTCATATCAGCGTGAAATACTTTTCTATTTAAATTAGTACACACCTTTATATGGTTAGGGTTCCCACACAGAGgggagtatttggctgttttggcttcCAGAGCCAATTCGCCTTTAAACAAAACATTGGTCCTTGGAAtcagagtatgtgagcggagcGGAGcaatctgtcaggttggatggggagggtcactgcacagctattttcaggtctctccagagatgttcaaacaggttcaagtctgggctctggctgggccactcaaggacattcagagacttgtcccgaagccattcctgcgttgtcttggctgtgtgcttagggtcgttgtcttgttggaccTTCACCCCAATCGggggtcctgagtgctctggggcaggttttcatcaagaagctctctgtactttgatccgttcagcttttcctcgatcctgactagtctcacagtccctgccgctgaaaaacatccccatagcatgatgctgccaccaccatgcttcaccgtagagatggtgccaggtttcctcaagacatgacgcttggcattcagacaaaatagttcaatcttggtttcatcagaccagagaatcttgtttctcatgatctgagagtcctttaggtgccttttggccaactccaagcaggctgtcatgtgccttttactgaggagtggcttccgtctggccactctaccttaaaggcctgataggtggagtgctgcagagatgcttgtccttctggaaggttctcccatctccaaagaggaactctggagctctgtcagagtgaccatcgggttcttggtcacctccctgaccaaggcccttctccacaattgctcaatttggccgggcggccagctctaggaagtcttggtggttccaaacttcttccatctaAGAATGATGGTGACCACTGTGTTATTGCAGGCATTCAATtctgaagaaatgttttggtacccttccccagatctgtgcctcaacacaatccagtgtcggaactctacggacaattccttcgacctcatggcttggtttttgctctgaaatgcactgtcaattgtgggaccttatatagtgtgtgcctttccaaatcatgtccaatcaattgaatttacaacaagtggactcaaatcaaggacgatcaatggaaacaggatgtacctgagctcaatttcgagtctcatagcaaaggggctgattacttatgtaaataagatgtttttttttttaaattaatttgtaaacatttctaaaaccctgttttcgctttgtcattatggtgtattgtgtgtagattgatgaggattccccccccccatccattttagaataaacctgtaacgtaacaaaatgtggaaatgcactgtatatgctctttaatacgacatgtagcctatttgaaattacGAAATCccatggtttggtttcaatacttaaAAACGAAATGGTAAgtccaggtagtcacaaaaatagatgaGTGTTGGCTAAATTGCGATTTCAATGAATGGGGCGGTGTGAAAGCGGGATTTAGGACCACTCAACTCCGCTGCTTGGAATATAGGAGTAACATTAGGGCACCCGTCGAACAGTTACGTGCCAGATATTTCTATCCAACTATTGCGTTATACGATTGGCTTTCCAATAATGTTAGTTTGCGATTCTGTAAATAGCAGTGTTGTGGTAAAGATACTCGCTAACTAGTTAGTTACTAGTAGCCCCTTGCACAACAACCAGCAATAGGTATGGACCAGCAATAGTAGTTAACATTGGGTAAGGTTTGTCACCAGTTGCAGGCTGGATGAAACGCCGCAGGTGAGCCAATATATTACTGTATTGATTACAGTTAACTTTGCACGTGAAAACAAGTAGATTTGCTTAACTCTCTTGGTTGGATTGTGAATcacaactaacgttagctacccAGTTGGCTGTTAGCTCACACACTAGCTGTAGCTAGCTATGGGAATTTGCCACGCTACGTTATGTGCCTAGCATTGTTAACTACATTTCTACTATTATCCCAACTGGCAAGTTAGTAAAGTTTATTCTGCCACATTGCTGATTGTCACTTTGCTTGCACCCCTGAGCCCAGGCCGAATTGGCATGCATCGATAGGCTGGGTGTGAAAGAAGGTAATGTGGCGATGCTAGCTACGGTAGCTAACAACTTCAAAAAGTAAACTCACCAATTGCTAGTGTGATGAAAGATATCTGTATCACCAACGACAGCCaacttagtaaataaataaaccacATCTCGTTTcatgtaaaacacacacatatatatatatatttaaaaacaaa from Oncorhynchus tshawytscha isolate Ot180627B linkage group LG09, Otsh_v2.0, whole genome shotgun sequence encodes the following:
- the tex261 gene encoding protein TEX261, encoding MWFIYLLSWLSLVIQISFITLAIAAGLYYLAELIEEYTVATSRIIKYMILFSTGVLTGLYLFEGFPWLMMGCGLFTNLVYFGLLQTFPYILLSSPNFILSCVLVVLNHYMAFQYFAEEYYPFSEVLAYFTICLWIIPFSFFVSLSAGENVLPSTVQQGDDVVSNYFTKGKRGKRSGILLIFSFLKEAVLPSRQKMY